Proteins encoded by one window of Lycium barbarum isolate Lr01 chromosome 11, ASM1917538v2, whole genome shotgun sequence:
- the LOC132616861 gene encoding uncharacterized protein LOC132616861 encodes MRYYQLFWSFPSSITGLLVASFSLKTPNNMLANTSLISSNFTSLLLPRNHKLTTKIPFPNSAKIKNPKTQFFKNSIYTCNYVNTKISGFGQKGSPYICHSSLNFQNQEEPDMKKDVDDSLQEKELGGGNNNGDQWDRTTSFVLFGLWSGLMYYVFFLAPNQTPLTDMYFLKKLLNLKGDDGFQMNQVLVGLWYIMGLWPLVYSMLLLPTARSSKGSIPVWPFLVLSCFGGAYALIPYFALWKPPPPPVEETELQKWPLNLLESKLTAGITMAAGLGIISYAGLSDGDVWKEFYQYFSQSRFIHATSIDFSLLSAFAPFWIYNDMTARKWYDKGSWLLPLSVIPFLGPALYLLLRPSVPTVPVLSSPTSTEGK; translated from the exons ATGAGATATTATCAGTTATTTTGGTCCTTTCCGAGTAGCATTACTGGATTGCTAGTTGCTTCATTTTCCTTAAAAACTCCCAACAACATGTTAGCCAATACCAGCCTCATCTCCTCTAACTTTACTTCCTTACTACTTCCAAGAAATCATAAACTTACCACTAAAATTCCATTTCCAAACAGTGCCAAAATCAAGAATCCCAAGACCCAATTTTTCAAGAACTCAATCTACACTTGCAACTACGTAAACACCAAAATCTCAGGATTTGGGCAAAAGGGTAGTCCGTATATATGTCATAGTTCACTAAACTTTCAAAATCAAGAAGAACCAGATATGAAAAAAGATGTAGACGATTCTTTACAGGAGAAAGAGCTAGGAGGTGGAAATAATAATGGAGACCAATGGGATAGGACAACATCGTTTGTGCTGTTTGGGTTGTGGTCTGGACTGATGTATTATGTTTTCTTCCTTGCTCCTAATCAGACCCCG TTAACAGATATGTATTTCTTAAAGAAGCTCCTTAATTTGAAAGGAGATGATGGCTTCCAAATGAATCAAGTGTTAGTGGGACTTTGGTACATCATGGGTTTGTGGCCATTAGTTTACAGTATGCTGCTCCTTCCTACCGCTAGAAG TTCAAAAGGCAGCATTCCTGTCTGGCCTTTTCTTGTACTTTCATGCTTTGGTGGTGCATATGCTCTCATTCCTTATTTTGCTCTTTGGAAACCACCACCTCCGCCAGTTGAAGAAACTGAGCTTCAAAAGTGGCCTTTGAATCTGTTAGAATCAAAGTTAACTGCAGGG ATCACAATGGCTGCAGGGCTAGGGATAATATCCTATGCAGGTTTATCAGATGGAGATGTCTGGAAGGAATTTTACCAATACTTCAGTCAAAGCAGATTC ATCCATGCGACGTCAATTGATTTCAGTTTACTATCAGCATTTGCACCCTTCTGGATTTACAATGACATGACTGCTCGAAAGTG GTATGACAAAGGATCTTGGCTTCTTCCGCTATCGGTGATTCCTTTTTTGGGTCCAGCCCTATACCTTCTCCTACGCCCATCTGTTCCGACAGTACCAGTATTATCAAGCCCAACTTCGACTGAAGGAAAATGA